A DNA window from Salarias fasciatus chromosome 23 unlocalized genomic scaffold, fSalaFa1.1 super_scaffold_20, whole genome shotgun sequence contains the following coding sequences:
- the LOC115383865 gene encoding CD59 glycoprotein-like, with amino-acid sequence MKRSLGICLLVFSALIGLGTAIRCYSCKDYTASCTKQRDCSYDDACLTLNERGGMTYRQCLKYSDCEYSRLGQMFPQVSSFTFKCCNSDLCNSAPSSAASSLIGLLTSLAVMWWCVH; translated from the exons atgaagcgCTCCCTGGGAATCTGCCTGCTGGTGTTCTCCGCTCTCATCGGACTCG GGACGGCAATCCGCTGTTACAGCTGCAAAGACTACACCGCCAGCTGCACCAAACAGCGGGACTGTAGCTATGACGACGCATGTCTCACGCTGAACGAGAGGG GTGGGATGACCTACCGACAGTGTCTGAAGTATTCAGACTGTGAGTACAGCCGACTGGGCCAGATGTTCCCGCAG GTTTCCAGCTTCACTTTTAAGTGCTGTAACTCGGACCTGTGtaactccgccccctcctccgcagccagctctctgattggcctgCTGACCTCCTTGGCAGTCATGTGGTGGTGTGTCCACTGA